CCCGGGGCCTGGGGGAGGTGCCGGTACACCGGGTACAGCGGGTGGAAATCGCCCTGGACCCCGAGGGACTGCGCCTCCTCCAGGAGGTGCGCCGCGCCCTGGCCCACCCCCCCGCCCGGCTCAACCTGGTGGGCCCCCCGGGAAGCGGCAAAAGCCTTCTTATAGAGAAGCTTTTGCAAAACCCTCCCTTTCCCGTGGCGCTCCTGGAGCGCATGGGCCCGGAAACCCCCTTGCGGGCAAGCCTCCGCCAGGCGGTGGAAGCCGCCTTGGGCGACCCCGATGCCCTCCTGGCCAAGGCGGGCCTCCCCGCCCCCCTCGCCCTGGCCTTCCGCTATAGCCTGGGCCTCCAGGGCCGCCCCCCTTGGCCCCGCGAGGACCTGGAGGCGGCCATCCTCGAGGCCTGGAAGCGGCTTTTGGCCAGCTTGGAAAGGCCCCTCCTCGTGGTCCTCAAGGACCTCCACACCCCCGACCGCACCCTGGAGCGCTTCCTCCAAGGCGAGCTTCCCGAAAACCTCCTCCTCCTGGTGGAAAGCCGCCTTCCCCTCTTCGCCCCTAGCCTGGCCCTAAAGGGGAGGAAAGCGCCTCCCCTCCTCGCCCTCCAGCCCGCCCTGGACGCCCTGCCCCCGGGGGAGAGGCGGGCCCTTTTGGCCTACGGGGTCTTGGGGGAGGCCCCAGAAGCCTTGGTGAAGGAACTGGTGGGCCCCTTCTCCAAGGAGAGGCTCCTCCGGGAGGGCCTGTTGGAAGGGGAAAGCCCTTTGGCGGGGGTGCGGGAAGCCGCCCTGGCCCTGGTCCCCGAGGCCACGGCCAGGGCCTGGCACGGGGAGGCCGCCCGCTTTCACCTGGAAGCGCAGAACCTACCCCAGGCCGCTTTCCACCTGGCCCAGGCCGGGAAAGCCCTGGAAGCCGCCCAAATCCTCCGCTCCCTGGCCCAGTCCGCCTGGCGGGAAGGCCGCCCCGAAAGGGCCATCCCCCACTACCAGAAGGCCCTCCAAGTGGCCCCCCCGTCTTGGAAGGCGGTGTTGGCCCAAGAGCTTCAGGATGCCCGCGCCTCCTTGGGCCAAGGGGAGGAGGCCCGGGAAGGCCCCAGGTCCCAAGACCCCATCCTCCAAGCCTTCCGGGAAGCCAAGGACCCCCTAGACCTCCTCCCCCTCCTCCCCGGGCTCAAGCCCTACCCCTTGGAGGAAGCCCAGGCCCGCCTCCTCCTGGCCGGGGCCCTTTGGCGCCGCTTCCAGCCCCAGCGGGCCCTGGAGGTTCTAAGCCCCTTCCACCCCGCCTTACCCCCACCGCTCCACCTTCACCGCCGAAGCCTCCGGGCAGGGCTCCTCATGGACCTGGGCCGCTACCGGGAGGCGGAAACCCTTTTGGCGGAAGGGGGGGAAGGGGACCTCGAGGCCCAGGTGCGCTTCCGGGCCACCCGGTTGCGCCTCCTTCTGGAAACGGGCCACCTGCCCCAGGCCCTTTCGGAGGGGGAGGCCTACTACCGGGAAGCCCCCCACCCCTGGCTCGCCGCCGCCCTCCTCACCGCCTGGACCCTTAGGGGCCACTTCCGCGAGGACCTTTTCCAGGAGGCCCTCAAGCACCCGGACGGCCGGGGCCTCGCCGCCTTGGCCCTGGCCCATCACCGCTGGCAAAAGGGCCTGGACCCCGTGCCCTTTTTCAAAGAGGCCCTGCGGGAAGCCCGCCGCCTCGCCAACCCCTACGTCCACCACCTGGCCCTCACCTCCTTGGCCCTATACCTCTGGCCCACGGCGCCGAGGAAGGCCCAGGCCCTCTCCCAGCACCTCCTCTACCAGACCCACCGCACGGGCTTCGCCGTCCACCACGA
The sequence above is a segment of the Thermus hydrothermalis genome. Coding sequences within it:
- a CDS encoding adenylate/guanylate cyclase domain-containing protein → MRCECGHKNPPEARFCMACGRALGAILPEERRFVSVVFFDLVDSSRGFQEGLDSAYARLQGALEGAARAARARGGFVHRFLGDGILVLFGAPRARGLEPWRALEAALDMVKASPFPARAGVASGEVLWAPLGSGQAGEPTAVGSPVVLAERLSKLAAPGEVLADATTLALAQGARAEFLGHREARGLGEVPVHRVQRVEIALDPEGLRLLQEVRRALAHPPARLNLVGPPGSGKSLLIEKLLQNPPFPVALLERMGPETPLRASLRQAVEAALGDPDALLAKAGLPAPLALAFRYSLGLQGRPPWPREDLEAAILEAWKRLLASLERPLLVVLKDLHTPDRTLERFLQGELPENLLLLVESRLPLFAPSLALKGRKAPPLLALQPALDALPPGERRALLAYGVLGEAPEALVKELVGPFSKERLLREGLLEGESPLAGVREAALALVPEATARAWHGEAARFHLEAQNLPQAAFHLAQAGKALEAAQILRSLAQSAWREGRPERAIPHYQKALQVAPPSWKAVLAQELQDARASLGQGEEAREGPRSQDPILQAFREAKDPLDLLPLLPGLKPYPLEEAQARLLLAGALWRRFQPQRALEVLSPFHPALPPPLHLHRRSLRAGLLMDLGRYREAETLLAEGGEGDLEAQVRFRATRLRLLLETGHLPQALSEGEAYYREAPHPWLAAALLTAWTLRGHFREDLFQEALKHPDGRGLAALALAHHRWQKGLDPVPFFKEALREARRLANPYVHHLALTSLALYLWPTAPRKAQALSQHLLYQTHRTGFAVHHEAARLLRAQLLLESGEPVEHLLGFTPSVPLTRAWQGLLAGEPPGRELRGYGILGRWVQHLWAERGKVWTRRKR